A stretch of the Fusarium musae strain F31 chromosome 2, whole genome shotgun sequence genome encodes the following:
- the CBF5 gene encoding centromere/microtubule-binding protein cbf5 (BUSCO:EOG0926273Q) produces MSKDVAVVKKTTTEEEEYTIKPQATTPSLDTSQWPLLLKNYDKLLVRTGHFTPIPNGCSPLKRDLKQYISSGVINLDKPSNPSSHEVVAWVKRILRCEKTGHSGTLDPKVTGCLIVCIDRATRLVKSQQGAGKEYVAVIRLHDKLPGGQAQFARALETLTGALFQRPPLISAVKRQLRIRTIHESKLIEFDNDRHLGVFWVSCEAGTYIRTLCVHLGLLLGVGGHMQELRRVRSGAMDESKGLVTLHDVLDAQWQMDNTRDESYLRKVISPLETLLTSYKRLVVKDSAVNAVCYGAKLMLPGLLRYESAIEHHEEVVLMTTKGEAIALGIAQMSTVEMSTCDHGVVAKVKRCIMERDLYPRRWGLGPVALEKKKLKADGKLDKYGRPNDATPAKWSSEYKDFSTSDASAAAAAAAPAKASEAEDTPMEEAATPSSPAADDSKDKKRKKHDGETAEEKAERKRRKAEKKAAKAAKKAAKGEAMDSDSD; encoded by the exons ATGTCCAAGGACGTCGCGGTCGtcaagaagacgacgacagaggaggaggagtacACCATCAAGCCCCAGGCGACCACTCCTTCTCTCGACACCAGCCAGTGGCCTCTGCTGCTCAAGAACTACGACAAGC TCCTTGTCCGAACAGGCCACTTCACTCCCATCCCCAATGGCTGCTCTCCCCTGAAGCGCGATCTTAAGCAATACATCAGCTCTGGtgtcatcaacctcgacaagCCCTCTAATCCTTCTTCCCACGAGGTTGTCGCTTGGGTTAAGCGCATTCTGCG ATGCGAAAAGACTGGACACAGTGGTACCCTTGATCCCAAGGTCACTGGTTGCTTGATCGTTTGCATTGACCGTGCCACTCGTCTTGTCAAGTCTCAGCAGGGTGCCGGAAAGGAATATGTGGCTGTCATCCGCCTTCACGATAAGCTGCCCGGCGGCCAGGCCCAGTTCGCCCGCGCTCTCGAGACTCTCACCGGTGCGCTCTTCCAGCGACCCCCTCTGATCTCTGCCGTCAAGCGCCAGCTTCGTATCCGAACCATTCACGAGAGCAAGCTTATCGAGTTCGACAACGACCGACACCTCGGTGTCTTCTGGGTCAGCTGCGAGGCCGGTACTTATATCCGAACCCTCTGTGTCCACTtgggtcttcttctcggtgtCGGTGGCCACATGCAGGAGCTTCGACGTGTCCGCAGTGGTGCCATGGATGAGTCCAAGGGCTTGGTCACTCTCCACGATGTTCTCGATGCCCAGTGGCAAATGGACAACACCCGCGACGAGTCTTACCTTCGCAAGGTCATCTCTCCTCTTGAGACTCTCCTGACTTCTTACAAGCGGCTTGTCGTCAAGGACAGTGCCGTTAACGCTGTCTGCTATGGTGCCAAGCTCATGCTTCCCGGTCTTCTTCGATACG AGTCTGCCATTGAGCATCATGAGGAAGTTGTGCTTATGACCACCAagggtgaagccatcgctCTAGGTATCGCTCAGATGTCCACTGTCGAGATGTCCACCTGCGATCACGGTGTCGTTGCCAAGGTCAAGCGCTGTATCATGGAGCGCGACCTCTACCCCCGCCGCTGGGGTCTTGGCCCTGttgctcttgagaagaagaagctcaaggctgacGGCAAACTCGACAAGTACGGCCGTCCTAACGATGCCACTCCTGCCAAGTGGAGCTCCGAATACAAGGATTTCAGCACCAGCGATGCCtctgccgccgccgccgccgccgctccTGCCAAGGCTTCCGAGGCTGAGGATACTCCTATGGAGGAGGCTGCCACTCCCTCTTCACCTGCTGCTGATGacagcaaggacaagaagcgcaagaagcACGATGGCGAGACCGCTGAAGAGAAGGCTGAGCGCAAACGAAGaaaggcagagaagaaggcggccaaggctgctaagaaggctgccaagggcgAGGCTATggacagcgacagcgactAA
- a CDS encoding hypothetical protein (EggNog:ENOG41), with protein MNRKACGPFRQAVEYKNLSSDIQSYDYCDTWPVQDTPDFDGFFTLLQAGCEQKPQPGVTVSVDGSVFSQDIVNITEPTPVASVDPDWLDQGPISLGAKVGIAAGGVVTLLFILGFCIIWRGKRRRRAFLRQLETRPRTKGSWPKRGWPTPLHISNDNDMRETPLSQKPFRSWDESPVSARSEKTFPRYVSPYGSQFGSPVSATELQLAQWPVMNPNQQAYPPMPNQASNPHPYPEMFPSMYKPDPSPSGSQIGVALGGDDSSVNTPRSKGKDKDESYEMYPVDVRSHGAIGIYQPEHLEGLYSQPDYFAHGDVHQSQIYQGQGHEYQDTYDDDFRGRRP; from the exons ATGAACAGAAAAGCTTGTGGACCGTTCCGCCAAGCCGTTGAGTACAAGAATTTATCTTCAGACATTCAAAGCTACGATTATTGCGATACCTGGCCTGTTCAAGACACACCTGACTTCGATGGAT TTTTTACTCTACTCCAAGCTGGATGCGAGCAAAAACCACAGCCTGGTGTTACAGTATCTGTTGATGGCAGCGTCTTCTCACAggacatcgtcaacatcactGAGCCCACACCTGTAGCTTCTGTGGATCCGGATTGGCTTGACCAAGGTCCTATCAGTCTCGGTGCTAAGGTCGGTATCGCTGCCGGAGGTGTGGTAACTCTATTATTTATCCTTGGTTTCTGTATAATTTGGCGCGGCAAGAGACGGAGACGAGCTTTTTTGCGACAGCTCGAGACCCGACCCCGTACCAAGGGTAGTTGGCCTAAGAGGGGTTGGCCTACGCCATTGCACATCTCTAACGACAACGACATGCGGGAGACACCCTTGAGCCAAAAGCCATTCAGGAGTTGGGACGAGTCTCCCGTCAGCGCTCGATCCGAAAAGACATTCCCAAGATATGTCTCACCTTACGGCTCCCAGTTCGGCAGTCCTGTCAGTGCCACTGAGCTGCAGCTAGCACAATGGCCGGTGATGAACCCGAACCAACAAGCATATCCGCCGATGCCTAATCAGGCATCGAATCCTCATCCATATCCTGAGATGTTCCCTTCCATGTACAAACCTGACCCGAGTCCCTCAGGATCACAAATTGGTGTAGCTCTTGGTGGCGATGATTCGTCGGTCAACACTCCCCGATCAAAGGGCAAAGATAAAGACGAGTCTTACGAGATGTATCCTGTGGATGTCAGGTCTCATGGGGCCATTGGAATTTACCAGCCCGAGCACCTCGAGGGATTATATTCACAACCCGATTACTTCGCTCATGGAGATGTGCACCAGAGCCAGATATATCAGGGTCAGGGGCATGAATATCAGGACACTTACGATGATGATTTCAGAGGGAGGAGGCCATAA